One window from the genome of Rhinolophus ferrumequinum isolate MPI-CBG mRhiFer1 chromosome 10, mRhiFer1_v1.p, whole genome shotgun sequence encodes:
- the TOMM22 gene encoding mitochondrial import receptor subunit TOM22 homolog: MAAAAAVAGPAAPLPPDELLPKGDAEKTEEELEEEDDDELDETLSERLWGLTEMFPERIRSAAGATFDLSLFVAQKMYRFSRAALWIGTTSFMILVLPVVFETEKLQMEQQQQLQQRQILLGPNTGLSGGMPGALPSLPGKI, translated from the exons ATGGCCGCCGCCGCTGCAGTCGCGGGTCCTGCGGCGCCCCTGCCCCCGGACGAATTGCTTCCGAAAGGCGATGCCGAGAAGACTGAGGAGGAGCTGGAAGAGGAAGACGACGATGAG CTAGATGAGACCCTGTCGGAGAGACTCTGGGGTCTGACGGAGATGTTTCCGGAGAGGATACGGTCCGCGGCTGGAGCCACTTTTGATCTTTCGCTCTTTGTGGCTCAGAAAATGTACAG GTTTTCCAGGGCAGCCTTGTGGATCGGGACAACTTCCTTCATGATCCTGGTTCTTCCTGTTGTCTTTGAGACCGAGAAGTTGCAAATGGAGCAACAGCAGCAACTGCAGCAGCGGCAG ataCTTCTAGGGCCTAACACAGGGCTGTCAGGAGGAATGCCAGGGGCTCTACCTTCACTTCCTGGAAAGATCTAG